Proteins co-encoded in one Jeotgalibacillus malaysiensis genomic window:
- a CDS encoding 5'-3' exonuclease, whose amino-acid sequence MKHVLLVDGMALLFRSFFATAISNQFMYNHNGLPTNGIQGFIKHTVTAAEMIKPTHVAICWDMGKETFRNEEFSLYKANRNAPPEELIPQFDLVKEIAEKMSFHNVGVEGYEADDCIGTIARLETDSKISIVSGDKDLLQLLTPNVDVWLIKKGFGTYETYNLERFIQEYEITPEQFIDVKGLMGDTSDGYPGVKGISEKTAFKLIKEYGSIDGILNNIEKLTPGQRKKITQDQEMLHLSRKLAEIYCDVPLINPVVRDWKGLPEHAVEVADEFGLRSVRRFMEQGLR is encoded by the coding sequence ATGAAACATGTATTATTAGTAGATGGAATGGCGCTTTTATTCAGGTCATTCTTTGCAACGGCAATTTCAAATCAATTTATGTATAACCACAACGGATTGCCAACAAATGGCATTCAGGGTTTTATTAAACACACTGTAACTGCAGCCGAAATGATCAAACCAACCCATGTGGCGATTTGTTGGGATATGGGAAAAGAAACATTCCGCAATGAGGAGTTTTCACTTTATAAAGCAAATAGAAATGCGCCACCGGAAGAGTTAATTCCGCAATTCGATCTAGTTAAGGAAATTGCTGAGAAAATGAGTTTCCATAATGTTGGTGTGGAGGGGTATGAGGCTGACGATTGTATTGGTACAATTGCAAGGCTTGAAACAGACAGCAAAATCAGCATAGTCAGTGGAGATAAAGATCTTTTGCAATTGTTAACCCCTAATGTGGATGTATGGCTCATTAAAAAAGGCTTTGGCACTTATGAAACGTATAACCTTGAGCGGTTCATTCAGGAATATGAAATCACTCCCGAGCAGTTTATCGACGTGAAAGGATTAATGGGGGATACAAGTGATGGGTATCCAGGAGTTAAAGGGATCAGTGAAAAGACTGCATTCAAACTCATTAAAGAATACGGTTCAATTGACGGTATTTTAAACAATATTGAAAAATTAACGCCTGGTCAGAGAAAGAAAATTACTCAAGATCAGGAGATGCTGCACTTGTCACGAAAGCTTGCTGAAATTTATTGTGATGTTCCTCTGATAAACCCTGTTGTCAGAGACTGGAAAGGGTTACCGGAACACGCTGTTGAAGTAGCAGATGAATTCGGTCTAAGGTCTGTCAGAAGATTTATGGAACAGGGATTACGATGA
- a CDS encoding 3-mercaptopyruvate sulfurtransferase: MQASVSVSAEWLLEQIELNRAVAILDCRFDLNMPDSGYKEYKVSHLPGASYVHLNKDLSGKPEKHGGRHPLPDLTVFKKKMEQSGVSNYIPVVVYDAGEGAMAARAWWLLHYTGHEEVYILNGGFREWSDKQYPLTDKEPEVTSGSFHIQVRDNITADNLEVEKVVHGKQSACLIDSRSYSRYIGDHEPIDRVPGHIPGAVNSEWVNSFQNGRLLDAESQAKRFSEWDKKQPLIVYCGSGVTACPNYIALKQAGFENVKLYPGSYSDWVSYDHHEIELGDATHMSIKKIEK; the protein is encoded by the coding sequence ATGCAGGCATCAGTATCAGTATCAGCTGAGTGGTTACTTGAACAAATTGAATTAAATCGCGCTGTGGCTATTTTAGATTGCAGGTTTGATTTAAACATGCCGGATTCAGGTTATAAGGAATATAAAGTTTCTCATCTCCCGGGTGCCAGTTATGTGCATCTGAATAAAGATCTGTCGGGTAAGCCGGAAAAGCATGGAGGAAGGCACCCGCTTCCTGATCTGACTGTTTTTAAAAAGAAAATGGAACAATCAGGTGTATCTAATTATATTCCAGTCGTCGTATATGATGCAGGCGAAGGCGCAATGGCTGCAAGAGCCTGGTGGCTGCTTCACTATACAGGTCATGAAGAAGTATATATACTAAATGGCGGATTCAGAGAATGGTCAGATAAACAGTATCCGCTGACTGATAAAGAGCCAGAAGTTACAAGTGGATCTTTTCACATTCAAGTAAGAGATAATATAACAGCTGATAATCTGGAAGTTGAAAAAGTAGTGCATGGAAAACAAAGTGCCTGTCTGATTGATTCGAGAAGTTATTCCAGGTATATTGGTGATCATGAGCCTATCGACCGGGTCCCTGGTCACATACCGGGTGCTGTAAATAGTGAGTGGGTTAACAGTTTTCAAAATGGAAGACTACTCGATGCTGAGAGTCAGGCCAAGAGGTTTTCTGAATGGGACAAAAAACAGCCGCTTATCGTGTATTGCGGCAGCGGGGTTACAGCATGTCCAAACTATATTGCACTTAAACAGGCAGGATTTGAAAATGTCAAGTTATACCCGGGTAGCTACAGCGACTGGGTATCATATGATCATCACGAAATTGAGCTTGGAGATGCAACCCATATGAGTATCAAAAAGATTGAAAAATAA
- a CDS encoding gluconate 5-dehydrogenase has product MMNLPSFRLEGKKAIITGAGRGIGRALAIGFAQSGAEVILCSRTESELEQVKSEIEALGGSALVYPVDVTDTAELKKTVKHIFNDFQVVDILINNAGMNIRSKANDVTEDEWIRIMDTNVKSAFMMSQAVGIRMQEQQNGGSILSVSSVAGHIALKTGVVYAASKAAMIQMTKVLAYEWGSKGVRVNSIGPWYFETPLTKHLLEDENYLNEILAVTPLKRVGQVEELIGPALFLSSEAGSYVTGQTLFVDGGMTINGF; this is encoded by the coding sequence ATGATGAATCTTCCTTCATTCAGATTAGAAGGCAAAAAAGCAATCATCACCGGTGCAGGCAGAGGTATCGGTCGTGCACTTGCAATTGGATTTGCACAGTCCGGAGCAGAAGTCATTCTCTGCTCGCGTACAGAATCAGAACTGGAGCAGGTGAAAAGTGAGATAGAAGCGCTAGGCGGAAGTGCACTTGTGTATCCGGTTGACGTAACGGATACGGCTGAACTGAAAAAGACGGTAAAACACATATTTAATGACTTTCAAGTTGTTGATATCCTGATAAATAATGCCGGAATGAATATAAGATCCAAAGCAAATGATGTAACAGAAGATGAGTGGATCAGAATTATGGATACCAATGTGAAATCAGCATTTATGATGTCACAGGCTGTTGGTATCAGAATGCAGGAGCAGCAAAATGGAGGCAGTATCTTATCTGTTTCCTCAGTTGCCGGGCATATTGCACTTAAAACCGGCGTAGTATATGCCGCTTCAAAAGCAGCAATGATCCAGATGACAAAAGTACTCGCCTACGAGTGGGGCAGTAAAGGCGTAAGGGTCAACTCAATCGGACCCTGGTATTTCGAAACACCTTTGACTAAGCATCTGCTTGAAGACGAGAACTATTTGAATGAAATACTTGCTGTTACCCCACTTAAACGTGTTGGTCAGGTAGAAGAACTGATTGGTCCAGCCCTATTCCTGTCATCGGAAGCAGGCAGCTATGTGACAGGTCAGACACTTTTTGTAGATGGTGGTATGACGATTAACGGTTTTTAA
- a CDS encoding peptidase M32 produces MTLETVKNDFISHLNKISAYQEALGLIFWDLRTGAPKKAIEQRSEVIGTLSSEVFNLSTSDQMENYIKQLNEHKSELDELTVKMLEECEKEFNRNRKIPEDEFKKYVVLKSKAESVWEEAREQSDFAMFEPYLKELVDTTRRFVGYWGYEGNPYNTLLDMFEPGVTVEVLDEVFGKVREAIVPLVKGIEQSAVKPDTSFIYQQFSKDAQREFSLHVLKELGYDFDAGRLDETVHPFATGLNTGDVRITTRYDELDFRGAIFGTIHECGHALYEQNIDPALTGTPLSGGTSMGIHESQSLFMENFVGRHPEFWKRHLPSLKKFSPEQFKDVSVESFLSGINESKPSLIRVDADELTYTLHIMIRYEIEKGLFNGEYEVSELPDVWNRKYKEYLGVVPSNDAEGILQDVHWSGGSFGYFPSYALGYMHAAQFKNAMLKDIPDFDQHIADGDIAPIKNWMTEKVHRFGKTKKPLDILHEATGEGLNAEYLIKYLQDKYAALYDLEPVK; encoded by the coding sequence ATGACATTAGAAACAGTAAAAAATGATTTTATCAGTCACCTGAATAAAATCTCAGCTTATCAGGAAGCATTAGGATTAATTTTTTGGGATCTGCGTACAGGAGCACCGAAAAAAGCAATTGAACAACGTTCTGAAGTAATCGGTACACTATCGTCTGAAGTATTTAATCTGTCTACTTCTGATCAGATGGAAAACTACATAAAACAATTGAACGAACATAAAAGTGAGCTGGATGAGCTTACAGTAAAAATGCTTGAAGAATGCGAAAAAGAATTTAACCGGAATCGCAAAATTCCTGAGGATGAATTCAAGAAATATGTTGTATTAAAATCAAAAGCTGAAAGCGTATGGGAAGAGGCGCGTGAGCAATCAGATTTTGCTATGTTCGAACCGTACCTGAAGGAACTGGTTGATACGACAAGACGTTTTGTCGGTTATTGGGGCTATGAAGGAAATCCTTATAATACACTGCTCGATATGTTTGAGCCTGGCGTAACGGTCGAAGTATTAGATGAAGTTTTTGGTAAAGTACGTGAAGCGATTGTTCCGTTAGTAAAAGGGATTGAGCAATCAGCTGTGAAGCCAGATACATCGTTTATTTATCAGCAATTTTCAAAAGATGCCCAGCGTGAGTTCAGTCTTCATGTCCTGAAAGAGCTTGGTTATGACTTTGATGCAGGCAGACTTGATGAAACTGTCCACCCATTTGCTACAGGATTAAATACAGGAGATGTCCGTATCACGACCCGTTATGATGAACTTGATTTCCGCGGGGCGATTTTCGGAACGATTCATGAATGCGGTCATGCTCTATATGAACAAAATATAGATCCGGCTTTAACAGGTACACCGCTTAGCGGGGGTACTTCTATGGGAATTCACGAATCCCAGTCATTATTTATGGAGAATTTTGTCGGCAGACATCCTGAATTCTGGAAGCGTCATTTGCCTTCACTTAAAAAGTTTTCGCCGGAACAGTTCAAAGATGTTTCTGTTGAATCATTTTTATCAGGTATTAATGAATCGAAGCCATCCCTGATCAGAGTGGATGCTGATGAATTGACTTATACCCTGCACATTATGATCAGATACGAGATCGAAAAGGGTTTGTTTAATGGCGAGTATGAGGTAAGCGAGCTGCCTGATGTGTGGAACCGGAAATATAAGGAGTATCTGGGTGTAGTTCCATCAAATGATGCTGAAGGAATCCTGCAGGACGTCCACTGGTCTGGGGGATCATTTGGTTATTTCCCTTCGTATGCACTTGGATATATGCATGCTGCCCAGTTCAAGAATGCAATGCTAAAAGACATTCCTGACTTTGATCAGCATATAGCTGATGGGGATATTGCGCCGATTAAAAACTGGATGACAGAAAAAGTACACCGTTTTGGAAAAACGAAGAAACCGCTGGATATACTCCATGAAGCTACTGGTGAAGGGTTAAATGCAGAATATCTGATCAAATATCTACAGGACAAATATGCAGCACTTTATGATCTTGAGCCTGTAAAATAA
- a CDS encoding ATP-dependent helicase, whose protein sequence is MNTKSLPFPVTSDQSFYEALGDWIGDVFYDILPEKGLELRDEQIFMAFQLEQAYKNKSVIFAEAGVGTGKTIAYLLYAVAYARYTGRPAIIACADETLIEQLVKPTGDIKKIEKMLDMEIDVRLAKSREQYLCLKKLDEADKRTEDEAIEDVYLQLPEFVYGAGSMSSFYPFGDRKEYPYLDDEQWQAVNYDSLQDCLSCDVRHRCGQTLHREYYRQAGDLIVCSHDFYMEHIWTKDARVREGQLPLLPEASSVIFDEGHLLEYAAQKALTYKTSLQSMEKVLSKLSGNDVREKTLLLIDSILELHDEWFSLISRSADRSSERMKINKSNELIRASARLKKSIDQLLEELVFESELYVIDEYDLKISEEYLETVLFSLKLLVEDDNAIIWLEEKYDDETLVIMPRMVEEILREEVFSKKLPFIFSSATLSVDEDFSYLASSLGIDDYTSFTVASPYEYEAVMNITVKILDQSVRAADISEIVNQNDGGSLILFNNHEDQDLFRFTNLIDNKQCLFEGDEEISTLVEKFQKDTSSVLASINLWEGLDVPGLSLNQVIIESLPFPPDDPVFEAKRNHSADPLREVDLPYMLLRLQQGAGRLIRSSSDKGNITIYLSQEEEKWMPEINKILPVAPQKK, encoded by the coding sequence ATGAATACTAAAAGCCTACCTTTTCCTGTTACTAGCGATCAGTCATTTTATGAAGCTTTAGGTGACTGGATAGGTGATGTTTTTTATGACATTTTGCCTGAAAAAGGCTTAGAGCTTCGGGACGAACAGATTTTTATGGCATTTCAGCTTGAGCAGGCTTATAAAAATAAATCAGTTATCTTTGCAGAAGCAGGTGTTGGAACGGGAAAAACCATTGCCTATCTGCTTTATGCTGTTGCTTATGCAAGGTATACCGGCCGACCGGCAATTATTGCCTGTGCAGATGAGACACTGATTGAGCAATTAGTTAAGCCGACAGGTGATATTAAAAAGATTGAAAAAATGCTGGATATGGAGATCGACGTCAGGCTTGCCAAATCAAGAGAGCAGTATTTATGTCTGAAAAAGCTGGATGAGGCAGATAAAAGAACTGAAGATGAAGCAATTGAAGATGTTTATCTTCAGCTTCCTGAATTCGTGTACGGAGCAGGATCTATGTCATCATTTTATCCATTTGGAGATCGTAAAGAATATCCTTACCTTGATGATGAGCAGTGGCAGGCTGTTAATTATGATTCTCTTCAGGATTGTTTAAGCTGTGATGTGAGACACCGCTGCGGACAGACGCTGCATAGAGAATACTACAGACAGGCAGGAGATCTGATTGTCTGTTCTCATGACTTTTATATGGAACATATCTGGACGAAAGATGCCAGAGTCAGAGAAGGACAGCTTCCATTATTACCTGAAGCAAGTTCGGTCATATTTGATGAGGGACATCTGCTTGAGTACGCTGCTCAAAAAGCGTTAACTTATAAAACGTCACTTCAGTCGATGGAGAAGGTACTCTCGAAATTATCAGGAAATGATGTAAGAGAAAAGACACTGCTGCTGATAGATTCTATTCTCGAATTACACGATGAATGGTTTTCATTAATATCAAGGAGTGCAGATCGGAGTTCGGAGAGAATGAAGATCAATAAGTCCAATGAGCTGATCCGTGCTTCAGCAAGGCTTAAAAAATCGATCGACCAATTACTCGAAGAACTCGTTTTTGAATCAGAACTATATGTAATAGATGAATATGATCTTAAAATTTCAGAGGAATATCTAGAGACTGTTCTATTCTCATTAAAATTACTTGTAGAAGATGATAATGCAATTATCTGGCTCGAAGAAAAGTATGACGATGAGACACTCGTGATTATGCCAAGAATGGTTGAAGAGATTTTGAGAGAGGAAGTATTTTCGAAAAAACTGCCGTTTATCTTCTCTTCAGCAACACTTTCAGTGGACGAGGACTTCTCATATCTGGCATCAAGCCTTGGAATTGATGATTATACATCCTTTACAGTTGCATCACCTTATGAATATGAAGCGGTGATGAATATAACAGTCAAAATATTAGATCAGTCTGTTCGTGCTGCTGATATTTCTGAAATCGTTAATCAAAATGATGGCGGGTCACTGATCTTATTTAACAATCATGAGGACCAGGATTTATTCAGATTTACTAATCTGATAGATAACAAGCAGTGTTTGTTTGAGGGTGATGAGGAAATCAGTACACTGGTTGAAAAATTCCAGAAAGATACTTCCTCAGTCCTTGCTTCCATAAACTTGTGGGAAGGTCTTGATGTACCAGGGTTAAGTCTTAATCAGGTCATTATTGAATCTCTGCCATTCCCGCCTGATGACCCGGTTTTTGAGGCAAAGCGGAATCATTCAGCAGATCCTTTAAGAGAAGTAGACCTTCCATACATGCTGCTTAGATTACAGCAGGGAGCAGGTAGACTGATCCGTTCTTCCTCAGATAAAGGGAACATCACGATTTATTTATCTCAGGAGGAAGAAAAGTGGATGCCTGAAATAAATAAAATTCTGCCAGTAGCTCCTCAGAAAAAATAA
- a CDS encoding RNA methyltransferase — MATYKLVATAAMGLESIVAREVKDLGYETTVENGKVFYEGDERAIVKSNMWLRTADRVKIVMGEFNAYSFDQLFEGTKALPWETLMPVDAAFPVSGKSVKSKLYSVPDCQSIVKKAIVERMKAAYKRMSFLEETGPTYKIEVAIRNDKVTLTVDTSGAGLHKRGYRTGQGEAPLKETMAAALIKLTNWRPDRPFHDPFCGSGTIPIEAALIGQNIAPGFNREFISEEWPIIPEGLWDKVREEAESEANYDQPLEIYGTDVDHKMIEVAKENAIEAGLGDLIQFKQMQVKDFTADSDYGVIVGNPPYGERIGEEEEVEQMYRDMGKVFEHYPTWSKYIITSHPNFEDLYGKKATKKRKLFNGFIRTDYYQYFGQRPKRKND; from the coding sequence ATGGCTACTTATAAACTGGTTGCAACTGCAGCAATGGGACTTGAATCGATTGTTGCAAGAGAAGTTAAAGATCTTGGTTATGAAACGACTGTAGAAAACGGTAAGGTATTTTATGAAGGCGATGAACGCGCAATTGTAAAATCAAATATGTGGCTGAGAACGGCAGACAGAGTGAAGATCGTAATGGGTGAATTTAATGCATACTCATTTGATCAGCTTTTTGAAGGGACAAAAGCACTTCCCTGGGAGACGCTAATGCCGGTGGATGCAGCTTTTCCTGTGTCAGGTAAATCAGTTAAGTCAAAGCTTTACAGCGTTCCAGATTGTCAGTCCATCGTAAAAAAAGCAATAGTAGAACGTATGAAGGCAGCTTATAAAAGAATGAGCTTTCTTGAAGAAACCGGGCCGACTTATAAAATTGAAGTGGCGATCCGAAATGACAAAGTAACTCTTACAGTTGATACAAGTGGAGCAGGTCTGCATAAAAGAGGTTATCGGACCGGACAGGGTGAAGCGCCATTAAAAGAGACAATGGCAGCTGCCCTGATTAAATTAACAAACTGGCGTCCTGATCGCCCGTTTCATGATCCTTTTTGTGGATCAGGTACGATTCCAATTGAAGCAGCATTGATTGGACAGAATATTGCTCCCGGTTTTAATCGTGAATTTATTTCAGAAGAATGGCCAATCATTCCTGAGGGTCTGTGGGATAAAGTAAGAGAAGAAGCCGAGTCTGAAGCAAATTATGATCAGCCTCTTGAAATATACGGAACAGATGTTGATCACAAAATGATTGAAGTGGCAAAAGAAAATGCGATTGAAGCGGGACTTGGGGATTTAATCCAGTTCAAACAGATGCAGGTGAAGGATTTCACTGCAGACAGTGACTATGGTGTTATTGTAGGAAACCCGCCATATGGTGAACGGATCGGTGAAGAAGAGGAAGTTGAACAGATGTATCGTGATATGGGTAAGGTGTTTGAGCATTATCCGACCTGGTCAAAATATATTATTACCTCACATCCGAATTTTGAGGATCTATACGGTAAGAAAGCAACAAAAAAACGTAAATTATTCAATGGTTTTATCAGAACCGATTATTATCAATATTTTGGTCAGCGTCCTAAACGTAAAAATGATTAA
- a CDS encoding cell division protein GpsB, with the protein MKNEVAQLTAKEILEREFKTAMRGYKPEEVDAFLDQIIKDYEAFTERIETLENELKKAQKTSAEPQRRSTVQQTQPATTASGTTNFDILKRLSNLEKEVFGRKLYEDR; encoded by the coding sequence TTGAAAAATGAAGTAGCACAATTAACTGCTAAAGAAATCTTAGAGCGCGAATTTAAAACAGCTATGAGAGGGTATAAGCCTGAAGAGGTAGATGCCTTTCTTGACCAGATTATTAAAGATTATGAAGCTTTTACTGAAAGAATTGAAACGCTTGAAAATGAATTGAAAAAAGCCCAGAAAACTTCTGCTGAACCACAGCGGAGATCAACTGTGCAACAGACACAGCCCGCAACGACCGCAAGCGGCACAACGAACTTCGATATCTTAAAAAGGTTATCGAATCTTGAAAAAGAAGTGTTTGGAAGAAAATTATACGAAGACAGGTAA
- a CDS encoding DNA-dirted DNA polymerase — MNFKKKLARMKPHIKQSEIKTEPVIEKLPYMEIWKDNQTDVYAYEDQYCLIREVHYSADHQHGHYKLSEFRDVVKSWNQTNFNHSLSAKSFKPDDLFFFDTETTGLSGTGTTIFLLGYATFEKDKVILKQHILTDPSNEIALYLSFLENVNYETLVTFNGKSFDWPQVQSRHTLIRNHVPKLPETGHFDLYHAAKRLWKSSLKSLKLKSLEEEKLGFTRKDDVPGYLAPAIYFDFVERKHPEGMLKVLEHNEKDILSLITLYTHISHQLLGADHQQSSMEKLETGKWFKKEGESQISERYLKDAYEMDENPSAAFHLAYEYKKQKHFDEAVRFFETALKQSNAKEKRLSAIELSKIYEHQKKDYEKAYLFAMNAIKALDADLLKEEMKQKKLEEIKHRLNRISRKLR; from the coding sequence ATGAACTTTAAAAAGAAGCTTGCACGGATGAAGCCTCATATAAAACAAAGTGAAATAAAAACTGAACCTGTCATTGAAAAGCTGCCTTATATGGAGATCTGGAAAGACAACCAGACAGATGTATATGCTTATGAAGATCAGTACTGCCTGATACGGGAAGTACACTATTCTGCAGATCATCAGCATGGTCATTATAAGCTTTCTGAATTCAGAGATGTAGTGAAATCCTGGAATCAAACAAATTTTAACCATTCATTATCAGCTAAATCATTTAAGCCGGATGATCTTTTCTTTTTTGATACTGAAACAACCGGGCTGAGCGGGACAGGTACTACGATATTTCTTTTGGGATACGCAACTTTTGAAAAAGATAAAGTCATATTAAAACAGCATATCTTAACGGACCCTTCGAATGAAATTGCTTTATATCTGAGTTTCTTAGAGAATGTCAATTATGAAACACTTGTTACTTTTAACGGGAAGTCTTTTGACTGGCCACAGGTGCAGTCAAGACACACGTTAATCAGAAATCATGTGCCAAAACTTCCTGAAACGGGGCATTTTGATTTATATCATGCTGCAAAGAGACTTTGGAAAAGTAGCCTGAAATCGTTGAAACTAAAAAGTCTTGAAGAAGAAAAGCTTGGGTTTACAAGAAAAGATGATGTGCCCGGTTATCTTGCACCGGCAATCTATTTTGACTTTGTTGAAAGAAAGCACCCTGAAGGTATGCTTAAAGTGCTTGAACACAATGAAAAAGACATTCTTTCACTGATTACGCTTTATACTCATATCAGTCATCAGCTTTTAGGTGCAGACCATCAGCAGAGCAGCATGGAAAAGCTTGAAACTGGTAAATGGTTTAAAAAAGAAGGAGAAAGCCAAATCTCTGAACGATATTTAAAAGATGCTTACGAGATGGATGAAAATCCTTCTGCTGCATTTCACCTGGCATATGAATACAAAAAGCAGAAACATTTTGACGAGGCGGTCAGGTTTTTTGAAACAGCATTGAAGCAAAGTAATGCAAAGGAAAAAAGATTATCAGCCATTGAGCTTTCTAAAATTTATGAGCATCAGAAAAAGGATTATGAGAAAGCATATCTATTTGCTATGAACGCGATTAAAGCGCTGGATGCTGATCTCCTTAAAGAAGAAATGAAGCAGAAAAAGCTTGAGGAAATTAAACACAGGTTAAACCGTATTTCCCGGAAATTACGTTAA